The proteins below come from a single Bubalus kerabau isolate K-KA32 ecotype Philippines breed swamp buffalo chromosome 19, PCC_UOA_SB_1v2, whole genome shotgun sequence genomic window:
- the LOC129634013 gene encoding peptidyl-prolyl cis-trans isomerase FKBP1A-like, producing the protein MGVQVETISPGDGRTFPKRGQTCVVHYTGMLEDGKKFDSSPDRNKPFKFVLGKQEVIRGWEEGVAQMSVGQRAKLTISPGYAYGATGHPGIIPPNATLIFDVQLLKLE; encoded by the coding sequence ATGGGAGTGCAGGTGGAGACCATCTCTCCCGGAGATGGGCGCACCTTCCCGAAGCGTGGCCAGACCTGCGTGGTGCACTACACGGGGATGCTTGAAGATGGAAAGAAATTTGATTCCTCCCCGGACAGAAACAAGCCCTTTAAGTTTGTGCTGGGCAAGCAGGAGGTGATCCGAGGCTGGGAAGAAGGGGTAGCCCAGATGAGCGTGGGTCAGAGAGCCAAGCTGACTATCTCCCCAGGCTATGCCTATGGTGCCACTGGGCACCCAGGCATCATCCCACCAAATGCCACTCTCATCTTTGATGTGCAACTTCTAAAACTGGAATGA